Below is a window of Lacibacter sp. H407 DNA.
ATCGCAAGCTTATCTTGCAACGGGTGATACTGCATATATCAACCGTGCTGCACGAGAAATGGTTCTTTATTTAGATTCTTTACAAATGCCGAACGGTCTTTTTTATCACGCACCCGATGTTCCATTCTTTTGGGGACGTGGCAATGGCTGGATGGCTGCAGGCATGAGTGAGTTGCTTCGTTCATTACCAAAAAATAATCCCAACTATAATCGAATAATGACGGGATATAAAACGATGATGACGTCGTTATTAAAATATCAGGCCGAAGATGGAATGTGGCGTCAGTTGATCGATGATCCGGCATCATGGGCAGAAACTTCCTGTACAGGAATGTTTGCATTTGCATTTATTACTGGTGTAAAGAACGGATGGCTCGATATGAAAGTTTATGCTCCTGCAGCAAGAAAGGCATGGTTGAAGTTAATCACCTACATCAATGAGAATGATGACATCACTGAAGTGTGTGAAGGAACGAATAAAAAGAATGAGCGGCAGTATTACATTGACCGCAAACGAAACATAGGTGACCTTCATGGACAGGCACCTGTCTTGTGGTGTGCAACTGCATTGTTACGTTAATTGCTTTTATTGAAAGATTAAAAAATCACTTTATGAAATCAAGACTTTTTTTCTTTATCAGCACTTTATTTTTTTCATCTCTGCTATGTGCACAATCAAAAACGGATGGATGGATCAATCTCTTTAATGGGAAAGATCTTACCGGCTGGAAACGTTTGGCAGGTACAGCATCGTATACTGTTGAAAACGGAGTGATTGTAGGACGTACCGTGATGAATTCCCGCAACACGTTTTTAGTTACGGAAAAAGAGTATAGTGACTTTATACTCGAAGCAGAGATCTGGTTAGAAGATGAAGAAGGCAATGCCGGTATTCAAACACGCAGCCATTTTGATCCCAAAGCGTTTAATGGTGTGGGAAGAGTGTATGGACGTCAATGTGAAATTGATCCAACACCACGCCGGTGGACCGGAGGTATCTTTGATGAAGGAAGAAGGCTGTGGTTATATCCAATGCAATTAAATCCGCAGGCACAAAATGCGTATAAAAAAGGTGAATACAATCATTACAGAGTTGAATGCATCGGTAATGAAATGAAAACATGGGTGAATGGAATAGCTGCAGCTTACGTTGTTGATACCATTGATGCAAAAGGATTTATTGGGTTGCAGGTGCATGGCATCAATTCAGCAGATCATGCAGGAAA
It encodes the following:
- a CDS encoding glycoside hydrolase family 88/105 protein, giving the protein MKHIALKKIMAGLVIVSLPVLTIAQSKTNIQEFKNWPKGSSPQEIGKRVSDHYIETPHTNFNRPVPPRVITYPETCTWYGALTFAKQTNDKKLLEQLAQRFEPLFGSRDTLIPKPDHVDYTVFGSVPLELYMQTKDQRYLTLGKHIADKQWGPPEGPRVKPESHYYYNKGMTWQTRMWIDDMFMITAVQSQAYLATGDTAYINRAAREMVLYLDSLQMPNGLFYHAPDVPFFWGRGNGWMAAGMSELLRSLPKNNPNYNRIMTGYKTMMTSLLKYQAEDGMWRQLIDDPASWAETSCTGMFAFAFITGVKNGWLDMKVYAPAARKAWLKLITYINENDDITEVCEGTNKKNERQYYIDRKRNIGDLHGQAPVLWCATALLR